In Leptolyngbya sp. O-77, the genomic window ATGTGCCCGTTGCGGCGAAAAATGGCAATTCCGTAAATCGTTGCTTCGAGGGCACCAAGCTGCTGTTCGGGCGTGGCCCGAGAGGGATGAGGCGCAGGCCGATCCTGCGGGCGATCGCTATGTTCAAGATCCATAGATGCCACAAAGAATCAGCGAAACCCATATCCTCAAAGCTAACTCAAAAGCTTTGCTGCGGCTAGCTGAATCACGGCTTCAAACACACTCAGGTCGGTGTAATAGCTCGCTGCATCCACCAGTTTGCCCTGAAAGTTCCCATTGCTAGTATAGATTGCTCCCTCCAGCATCAGGTTGTCGTGCATTCCAAACTGTTCGACAAACAGGTTGTTTTCGTCGCGTTCGGGCGTTGGCTGAGGCACGCGATCGCCATACAGCCGCCCGTCATTGCTATAGCCAAACACAGGCTTGCCCTGCGCCGCCATATAGCCCATTTCAAACGCCGTGCCTACGTCCATGCTAGGGCCCCGAAACGGGGTCATGTTGGCCACGATCAGGTCACAGCGATCCATCAATTGAATGTTGCTTTTGTAAATCGCCAGCCCCGCTTCAACGGGGGTCAACCCCGCTAAATCCAGCGCACTGTCAAACGGAAACTGACCGACAAAGCCATACTTTGCACAAATTTCTTTCTTGGCTCGCGCTGCTTCCAGTGGTTCTGGCAAGAAAACATCGGGCCCAGCGAGGTAGACGTTCATAGAAAGGAGTTAGGGTCTTGGGAGTGGAAGGAACATGAAGCATCATGCAAGTCGGGCGATGAGATGAGGAGATTCGGTCAGTCCATCCCCCCATCGCCCCGTCACGCTAGCATCAGGTCAACAGGCCGGCGATCGCCGCGCTGACAAAGTTGGTAAACGAGCCTGCGATCATAGCGCGAACCCCTAGGCGGGCCACGTCGTCGCGGCGACTGGGCACCATGCCGCCAATCACGCCGATTTGCTGACCGATAGACCCCAGGTTGGCAAAGCCGCAGAGGGCAAAAGTGGCGATCGTTGCTGCGCGGGCCCCGATAGCGCTGTTGCTCATAGCTTCTGCCAGATCGGTGTAGGCAATGAATTCATTCAGAATAATTTTCTTGCCCAAAAACACGGCGACATTGGCACAGTCGGCAATCGGTACGCCCATGATGAACGCCAGCGGAAACAGCAGATAAGACAGCAAAAATTCCATCGAAAGCTGGGGCACACCAATCAGCCCGCCCAGCCAACCCAAGAAAGCATTAATTGCCGCAATCAGCGCTAGAAACGCAATCAAAATCGCCATGATGGCTAATACCAACTGGATGCCCTGAATCGCCCCATCGGCGATCGCCCCAATCGGATCTTTTGCTGTAGAAGCAGCTTCGGGCGGAATGAGCACCTCTTCCTCGCCTGCTTCTTTACGAGCAATTTCGTCTTCCTTTAGCTCCTCATCTAAAACAGAATCATAGGAAAATTTTCCAGTCTGTGGAAAAAACACCTTTGACATCGCCAAAGCACCCGGCGCATTCATCACCGAAGCAGCAATCAACTGCTCTGGATTAATACCAAACGAAATATAAGCAGCCAGCACACCGCCCGCCACCGTCGCAAAGCCGCCCGTCATAATAGCGTGCAGTTCCGACAGCGTGACGCGCCCCACAAAGGGCTTGATCATTAGCGGCGCTTCGGTTTGCCCGATGAAAATATTGGCAGCGCAAGACGTTGTTTCAGGGCCAGAAGTTCGCATGGTGCGACGCATCAATCCGGCGATCGCCCCCACAACTTTCTGCATGACACCCAGGTAATACAAAAGCCCAATCACCCCAGAGAAAAAGATCACCGTGGGCATCACCTTAAAGGCAAAGAAATGCTCCCGAAAATCAGCCCCAAAAACGAACTCCGCACCCGCATCTGCAAAGTTTAAAAATCCCGTAACCAAATCGCCAATAAACTTGAAAATTTGATAGCCAATTGGCAGCTTCAGCACAAACAAACCCATCAAAAACTGAAGCAAAAAACCAATCGCAACAGTTCGCCAGTTAATAGCCCGACGATTGACAGAAAACAGATACGCTAAACCAAAAAATATAAGAATCCCAATCAGTGAAATCGCGCGTTCCATAGACACTCCCTATCAAGCTTTTCTGAGAGAACCGATAGCGGCACCTCTCGCAAATATAAAAAAACGAGCTTTACTAAACGAAAAACCAAGTGCTAAGTGCATGCTGCATACAGCATTTTTGAAGCTAGTGAGGCACACGGATGGTCAATAAGCCCTTGCCTCGTGAGGGCAGCGTGTGCCTCACCCCGCAAGAAAATGCTGTAGCATCTCTGCGGCATACGCACGACGCTTTGTGCTGCATATAACCTGGCGCTGTCTGCATGAGGAGTACGCCCAAAAGTATCAGGTTGACTTGACCCGGAGTGTATAAACCAAAGCTTTTCTATAGAAAGTCGTGCCGGAGAGGAAAGTCATTCAGATAGCGGCATGGGCCGACGGCGGGATCAATACATTGGGAAGGCATTCGGATTTTGCAATTTGGGCGTTTCTACGTCTGGTTGTTCCGTTTGGTTGTGAGGAGAGCATGAGATCAAAGTTTGAAAAGTTTAAGTTGAATCATTTTGCAGCAGAGGTTAAGCAAACCAGAGGACATCGGTCGCAAATCCAGCCATTGCCACCTCAGTCCCTCTGGCAAGCGCTGATACTGGGTGTGGCGCTGATGGCTGGGGGCATGGTGTGGCAAGGGTTGGGGGCGTTGGCGCTAGCCTCGCAGAGCAATATCCCCAACGCCTCCGAACTTCCAGTCTCCGAACTCCCAGCAAGCGAACTCGCTGGAACCAATCTGTCCGAACCCAGCCTGGACACTCCGGCAGGTGCCGTCCGCTTGACCACACTCGACCAGCTTTCGGAATATGGCGGCGAAAACCGAGGCGACGGCAACATGGCCCAGTTCACGTCTGTCACCGAGTTTTCTGACGTTAGCCCTGGCGACTGGGCCTACGAAGCCCTCGCCTATCTCGCAAATTCTGAGAGCCAGGGTGGTTTGGACTGTCTGGAGGGCTACCCCAACGGCACCTACCTGGGCGGACGAGCCATGACCCGCTACGAATTCGCCGCAGGTCTAGCTTCCTGTCTGGATGCAGTCGTGGGGCGACTGGAAAACCTCGATCCCGAAGCCCTAGCCCGCATCGAAGCGCTCCAGCGGGAGTTTGCATCTGAACTTGCTGTCCTGCGCGGCCGGGTCGATGCCCTCGAAGCCGCTGTCGAAGAACTGGAAGCCAACCAGTTTTCCACCACCACCACCCTCTTTGGTGAAACCATCTTCTCCATTGCCGACATTTTTGGCAGCAACGTAGACGATGCCAATAGCACTGTCTTCCAGGCCCGCGTCCGCCTCAACTTCAATACCAGCTTCACAGGTCAGGATCTGCTGAATACCCGCCTCCAGTTCTCCAACCTGGAGTTTTTTAACCTTGGAGACAACGAACTACCCGACAGTTTCACAGTTGGCAATGTTGTGCCGATGGCGACGTTTCCCAACCCCTACTTGCGGCAAACTTCGCCCTACTATTTCTTTGGCACTAACCGCTTCGACGTAACCCGCCTGTTCTATGCTTTTCCGGTAGGGAACCTGCGCGTCACGCTGGCGGCTACGGGCACAGGCATTACCGATATCGTCTCTAGCATTAGCCCCATCGATGCAGGTGGCTATGGCTCCATTAGTTTCCTGGCCTATAACCCCATCTACGATGCGGGTGCGCCCAGTTCTGGTATTGGTTTAACCTACGACTTTAGCGACACCTTCCAGATTGGGGTGGGTTACCTAACTGGCTTTGGTCAGGGCAATCCGTCTCCTGGCTTTGGGCTGTTCAATGGGGGCTATTCTCTGTTTGGACAACTCACCTTCCGGCCGGGGCCCCTGTCGATTGGTCTGATCTATCTCAACGGGTATAACAACCTGGAGTCGAGCGGTTTGCCCGCCGCCGTGACCAACCAATACGGCATTACCATCAACTACGCGCTGTCGGATACCTTCAACATCGGAGCTTGGTTTAACTATGAAGACGGCATCCTGATTGGAACGGCGGATTATCGCTCGGTGGCCTATGCGGGCTAT contains:
- a CDS encoding nucleoside 2-deoxyribosyltransferase; the protein is MNVYLAGPDVFLPEPLEAARAKKEICAKYGFVGQFPFDSALDLAGLTPVEAGLAIYKSNIQLMDRCDLIVANMTPFRGPSMDVGTAFEMGYMAAQGKPVFGYSNDGRLYGDRVPQPTPERDENNLFVEQFGMHDNLMLEGAIYTSNGNFQGKLVDAASYYTDLSVFEAVIQLAAAKLLS
- a CDS encoding NupC/NupG family nucleoside CNT transporter, which codes for MERAISLIGILIFFGLAYLFSVNRRAINWRTVAIGFLLQFLMGLFVLKLPIGYQIFKFIGDLVTGFLNFADAGAEFVFGADFREHFFAFKVMPTVIFFSGVIGLLYYLGVMQKVVGAIAGLMRRTMRTSGPETTSCAANIFIGQTEAPLMIKPFVGRVTLSELHAIMTGGFATVAGGVLAAYISFGINPEQLIAASVMNAPGALAMSKVFFPQTGKFSYDSVLDEELKEDEIARKEAGEEEVLIPPEAASTAKDPIGAIADGAIQGIQLVLAIMAILIAFLALIAAINAFLGWLGGLIGVPQLSMEFLLSYLLFPLAFIMGVPIADCANVAVFLGKKIILNEFIAYTDLAEAMSNSAIGARAATIATFALCGFANLGSIGQQIGVIGGMVPSRRDDVARLGVRAMIAGSFTNFVSAAIAGLLT
- a CDS encoding iron uptake porin, which produces MRSKFEKFKLNHFAAEVKQTRGHRSQIQPLPPQSLWQALILGVALMAGGMVWQGLGALALASQSNIPNASELPVSELPASELAGTNLSEPSLDTPAGAVRLTTLDQLSEYGGENRGDGNMAQFTSVTEFSDVSPGDWAYEALAYLANSESQGGLDCLEGYPNGTYLGGRAMTRYEFAAGLASCLDAVVGRLENLDPEALARIEALQREFASELAVLRGRVDALEAAVEELEANQFSTTTTLFGETIFSIADIFGSNVDDANSTVFQARVRLNFNTSFTGQDLLNTRLQFSNLEFFNLGDNELPDSFTVGNVVPMATFPNPYLRQTSPYYFFGTNRFDVTRLFYAFPVGNLRVTLAATGTGITDIVSSISPIDAGGYGSISFLAYNPIYDAGAPSSGIGLTYDFSDTFQIGVGYLTGFGQGNPSPGFGLFNGGYSLFGQLTFRPGPLSIGLIYLNGYNNLESSGLPAAVTNQYGITINYALSDTFNIGAWFNYEDGILIGTADYRSVAYAGYLAINDLGGPNNQLVLAAGVPPRISDYEIGSTRIGAFIDDAAFSAELSYRISFSDNISLTPGIIWTADPGNNNNDNIATLFWVCFARRSISSPFAS